The Mycolicibacterium boenickei genome has a segment encoding these proteins:
- a CDS encoding LysR family transcriptional regulator has translation MELRQIEHFIAVAGEMSFTRAAERAHVVQSALSTSIAKLERELGVELFDRSRQRISLTAAGEAFRTHAYEVLHAARAAAESAAQFRGSLMGTVEFGSLISYGPVDVAGALGDFHRAHPSVRLRLRLSQSGASAYLAALLEGSLDLALVSLPNRFPAQLDMKLLFEEPMVFVCRGDHALARRRRLDLADLADEDLVGFPPEFGLRRLMDEAFHHAGVQSRTQYEVPAGFAAIAELVGNGLGTAFMPASEARRFGDLRTVVLRDPPTWQVYLAAPPAERMTPAAARLAETLLDAAASASGQRANGLPSGQRANGLPSG, from the coding sequence GTGGAGTTACGACAGATCGAACACTTCATCGCGGTGGCCGGCGAGATGAGTTTCACCCGGGCTGCCGAGCGGGCGCATGTTGTGCAATCGGCGTTGTCGACGTCGATCGCGAAGCTGGAGCGCGAGCTCGGGGTGGAGTTGTTCGACCGGTCGCGGCAGCGGATCAGCCTGACCGCGGCGGGGGAGGCGTTCCGGACGCATGCCTACGAGGTGCTGCACGCGGCCCGCGCGGCGGCCGAGTCGGCGGCACAGTTCCGTGGATCGCTCATGGGCACGGTCGAGTTCGGCTCGCTGATCTCGTACGGGCCGGTCGATGTCGCCGGTGCCCTCGGTGACTTTCACCGTGCGCACCCGTCCGTGCGGCTGCGGTTGAGGCTGAGCCAGTCCGGCGCGTCGGCGTATCTGGCCGCGCTGCTGGAGGGCTCGCTGGATCTGGCCCTGGTATCGCTGCCCAACCGGTTCCCGGCACAGCTCGACATGAAGCTGCTGTTCGAGGAGCCGATGGTGTTCGTCTGCCGCGGGGACCATGCCCTGGCCCGCCGTCGCCGCCTCGATCTCGCGGACCTGGCCGACGAGGATCTCGTCGGCTTCCCGCCCGAATTCGGGTTGCGCCGCCTGATGGACGAGGCGTTTCACCATGCCGGTGTGCAATCGCGCACGCAGTACGAAGTTCCGGCCGGGTTCGCCGCGATCGCCGAACTGGTCGGCAACGGACTGGGCACCGCCTTCATGCCGGCATCCGAGGCGCGCCGTTTCGGCGACCTGCGGACCGTCGTGTTGCGTGACCCGCCGACATGGCAGGTGTACCTCGCCGCGCCGCCGGCCGAGCGGATGACGCCGGCGGCCGCGCGGCTGGCCGAAACCCTGCTCGACGCCGCGGCTTCGGCGAGCGGTCAGCGAGCCAATGGACTTCCGAGCGGTCAGCGAGCCAATGGACTTCCGAGCGGTTAG
- a CDS encoding VOC family protein, whose protein sequence is MSDHDVRMIILSTDDLDESIRFYTETLGMPLKFRDGAHFAALDGGSLTLALATSVDHPIPGQVVVGIKTADVDGAAKAIEESGGGIIKHPYDDAHERRAVVYDNKGNGLVFYSPLAR, encoded by the coding sequence ATGAGCGACCACGACGTACGGATGATCATCCTCTCGACCGACGATCTGGATGAGTCGATCCGCTTCTACACCGAGACCTTGGGAATGCCACTGAAGTTCCGCGATGGCGCCCACTTCGCCGCGCTCGACGGTGGATCGCTCACGCTCGCGCTGGCCACGTCGGTGGACCACCCCATCCCCGGTCAGGTCGTCGTCGGGATCAAGACCGCCGATGTGGACGGCGCAGCCAAGGCCATCGAGGAGAGCGGCGGCGGCATCATCAAGCACCCCTACGACGATGCCCACGAGCGCCGGGCCGTGGTCTACGACAACAAGGGCAACGGACTGGTGTTCTACAGTCCATTGGCTCGCTAA
- a CDS encoding TetR/AcrR family transcriptional regulator: MGGKQNPEQRRRELCDAAIALLAREGIKGVTHLKVDRKAGVPEGTTSFYFRTSSALIRAAADRIADLDLADLTAATGSGAPGDVRGLARLVIRSGTGARLVRSKARYELVMPSSRDAGLAAAFSHNQQRFFELHRNVVVGLCPTDADPELIDEKAYVLLTFISGLMLALARGDRTIDSDEQLHDIITAIVAAAPAASHREGVTAVDR; encoded by the coding sequence GTGGGAGGCAAACAGAACCCCGAACAACGCCGGCGCGAATTATGCGACGCGGCAATAGCTCTGCTGGCGCGCGAGGGGATCAAAGGGGTCACCCATCTGAAGGTCGACCGCAAGGCCGGCGTCCCGGAGGGGACCACATCGTTCTACTTCCGCACCAGTTCGGCGTTGATCCGGGCGGCCGCCGACCGCATCGCCGATCTCGACCTGGCCGATCTGACCGCCGCCACCGGCTCGGGTGCCCCTGGCGACGTGCGCGGCCTGGCCCGGCTGGTGATCCGGTCGGGTACCGGGGCGCGCCTGGTCCGCAGCAAGGCCCGCTACGAGCTGGTCATGCCGTCGAGCCGCGATGCCGGACTGGCCGCCGCGTTCAGCCACAATCAGCAGCGGTTCTTCGAACTGCACCGCAACGTTGTGGTGGGCCTCTGCCCGACCGATGCCGACCCTGAGCTGATCGACGAAAAAGCTTACGTACTACTGACTTTCATCAGCGGTTTGATGCTGGCACTGGCCCGCGGCGACCGCACCATCGACTCCGACGAACAGCTCCACGACATCATCACCGCGATCGTCGCGGCGGCCCCGGCGGCCTCACATCGCGAAGGAGTAACCGCCGTTGACCGGTAG
- a CDS encoding SDR family NAD(P)-dependent oxidoreductase, giving the protein MTLQFDLSPRRVMITGAGQGVGRGLADAFAAAGATVLVNDLRTERAEAVAAELRDAGGAALAVAFDVTDYRAASEAIAGAGPIDVLVNNAGNAGAEGFAARMPFAESTPADWDPFLQVNLYGVLHCTRAVLPTMVERQWGRVVTIVSDAGRTGDASGAVYAAAKAGAAGLTRSIALENGRYGITANNIALGTMRTPLTEPLWAEMADSPQAKAILSRYPIRRPGLPEDVAYLAVLLASDHGSWITGQTLPVNGGYSFAM; this is encoded by the coding sequence ATGACATTGCAATTCGATCTGTCGCCCCGACGGGTGATGATCACCGGCGCCGGACAGGGTGTCGGCCGCGGCCTGGCCGATGCGTTCGCCGCGGCCGGTGCCACCGTGCTGGTCAACGACCTCCGCACGGAACGGGCCGAGGCCGTCGCCGCGGAGCTGCGGGACGCGGGCGGTGCCGCGCTGGCAGTCGCGTTCGATGTCACCGACTACCGGGCCGCCTCGGAGGCGATCGCCGGCGCCGGGCCCATCGATGTTCTGGTGAACAACGCGGGCAACGCCGGGGCAGAGGGCTTCGCCGCCCGGATGCCGTTCGCGGAATCCACTCCCGCGGATTGGGATCCGTTTCTCCAAGTGAATCTGTACGGGGTACTGCACTGCACGCGCGCGGTGCTGCCGACGATGGTGGAACGGCAGTGGGGCCGGGTGGTGACGATCGTGTCGGACGCCGGACGAACCGGGGACGCGAGCGGCGCGGTGTACGCGGCCGCGAAGGCCGGTGCTGCGGGGCTGACCCGGTCGATTGCGCTGGAGAACGGTCGCTACGGCATCACCGCCAACAACATCGCGTTGGGCACCATGCGGACACCGCTCACCGAACCGTTGTGGGCCGAGATGGCCGACTCTCCGCAGGCCAAGGCGATCCTGTCGCGTTACCCGATCCGCAGGCCCGGCCTGCCCGAGGACGTGGCGTATCTGGCGGTGCTGCTGGCCAGTGACCACGGATCCTGGATCACCGGCCAGACCCTACCGGTCAACGGCGGTTACTCCTTCGCGATGTGA